The Plasmodium yoelii strain 17X genome assembly, chromosome: 8 genome includes a region encoding these proteins:
- a CDS encoding NifU-like scaffold protein, putative, with amino-acid sequence MKYSIASMKLTLFFYFLCAKNIVSLKYTKSNFSFLYNGCDNNNSGVINTHRNKTTIQNKNKYYKSKILLSNEKQDEELYYELNSENTEKVLNLIRPKLQIDNGGVELVDIKGNNLYIRLLGNCITCSSNSVTVSQVIKKTLKMYIRGPGNKEPNVIIINFDEINEENILNCLIDLKPYFDFLKIELVIKELINNKENINNSVMLMFKNIENEDKEVNIPHNIKTEISGRLKQNFPTLTVNFEN; translated from the exons ATGAAATACAGTATTGCTTCCATGAAGCTTACTTTATTCTTCTATTTTTTGTGtgcaaaaaatatagttagtttgaaatatacaaaatcaaatttctcatttttatataatggatgtgataataacaatagtGGGGTGATTAACACACACCGAAATAAAACAactatacaaaataaaaataaatattataaatctaaaatattattatcaaatgaAAAACAAGATGAAGAATTATATTACGAATTAAATTCAGAAAATACTGAAAAAGTTTTGAATCTAATACGTCCCAAATTACAAATAGATAATGGTGGTGTTGAATTAGTAGACATTAAGggtaataatttatatatacgcTTATTAGGAAATTGTATCACATGTAGCTCAAATAGTGTAACTGTATCCCaggttataaaaaaaactttaaaaatgtatattcgAGGTCCTGGAAATAAAGAACCaaatgtaataattataaattttgatGAAATTAACGAAGAAAATATTCTAAATTGTTTAATTGATCTGAAGCCATATTTTGATTTTCTCA AAATTGAATTAGTAATTAAAGAGCTAATAAACaacaaagaaaatattaataatagcGTTATGCTCatgtttaaaaatatagaaaatgaagataagGAGGTAAATATACCTCATAATATTAAAACTGAAATTAGTGGAAgattaaaacaaaattttcCAACATTGACTgttaattttgaaaattaa
- a CDS encoding tetratricopeptide repeat protein, putative — protein MIYINSENELISIKESEINDENYGIITNILKKYNANINSWVDICIAFYKKNNYKLFLNLIKEGDKFFCNNKEGNIKLNILLLLYNSEKIINAKNLNKENELKIKLENLINHVEKNKKINNTQEREHANIGQKRTNCDYLTHYLTKGIYNFNIYLYLINKYDNKLLKKFSISSSIQIKPNDTYNNKSIFLTDKLNNEYINPLNYLIDSINIFKYLIQKNNYDFISSIYLSFALCLIYKLDHCIEFSSHVLLKIINFEIFLNKILENYRNKYKNFIDQYNQNENVNNLNTEKEQKGWFSKFAGNKNTHISLMATNKNTQDIGNVKEYLQKCIKYKNLLNLLKTFKSIIKCIIGICYMKKKNFNIASYCFTTSLQLYNFCPSYLLNSWLLLTNYINKIVQNNNFINIKDKFNFLSNSYSPQNNPYNDYVEYLKKLNKKKKLKNGCLNFENYVQCKQINENKCRIFFDNKQIDFKKGNVNTKANENDVILSQAYTINGNEKEEYANPMIKQNSKKEKCVQKNVNKWKEYKIANTVNSVNSVNNLSSVNVKDIINLTLFYYFNYIKVVIVFYSKINKNIWNFEENYEINKNDIYECNEIIDQIDNTNKECLKNKYTQVFLNNNMISMYLDLCEFWLAQGNKKTIILLKIIKEKINFNYVNKKQLSKYYLLIGIYFHIIKNMKRALKYYRKSFIIYKNYLNLYYYTISYIYLKKYNKAKKYILYAYNKYKNVYFIKLYAYFYIHTANIYLNYNVIINKQNDTNLKDGNPIMKKGEGLSYHQNKPIVDNSHIYSKFIKSDIYNENIKITIKMLEDVLTILNKYNNLFINDIDINLMKAKIYELLLTKYNDENMKSYFNLLKEIPDIKNFFFKKNKTYKISYELINNYIVALFYCGYKEKSLELMELLKREIFFKIKKFYTYYVYVFCKDDLNVFTSSNLISNNENAHKKMTKIDKYWNKITENEKVKHHSVYNINKNRKINIEEGNDDILIESVTTKYKNDKDSNIPNEMVKNLEKKKIIEENKIKLKYIKEMLKCERVYKIREKLLNNMKFINGICQNSTHVNNISKINVYEKQSKKERCRNIINYLKKIYITINFNNSVLLEYNGYSYVSTSIYKIFTKIYVNYESAYIRLANIYIRNKNYAKAKDVITKGLKYNNNSVQLNLLKVYLHIKRKHYDYSIYSLNKFKKNQANETNETNKTNNFNRNENENDDHLQSENSSTDILINTYLAIIKFYKIKECKNKSEKNYLLNEIYNLINILIENNKNNFFIANLISVLLSINNNYEIACESFQCLIDSYQKLSYFYISSLKNLVLHMFNHIIRNNNIINNKLFVNKLNLFFNLTIKNGVSDKKIYLCYSNFLHILDRYEESINLLYEAYQKWPYDISLLNTLIICIDSCVSKYLSLDYVELKNILFMKDLIYFSFHIIYTLLHFKHFAMHSTLVLSDNKFNYYKEEDYIIEIKKKDLENIASRKYLIMAYKKFEEKINPYIESSLPSMLKQKKMLHLRKINIHKKIYEEKKRKQMNLINKTKRQESLQEELLNDVNDLNYHLSGQVENNKEDEDNKLANIEFSNNEPNVEKNIVEKSLVEKSLVEKNLMENVPNDKKYYNDVEPHSSSSSDSSDLFEETKTKKRKIIIDK, from the exons atgatatacataaataGTGAGAATGAACTAATTAGCATAAAAGAGAGTGaaataaatgatgaaaattatgggataattacaaatattttaaaaaaatataatgcaaatataaatagttgGGTTGATATATGTATCgcattttacaaaaaaaacaattataaattattcttgaatttaataaaagaaggtgataaatttttttgcaataataaagaaggaaacataaaattaaatatattgttattattatataactctgaaaaaataataaatgctaaaaatttgaataaagaaaatgagttgaaaattaaattagaaaatttaataaatcatgttgaaaaaaataaaaaaataaataatacacaGGAACGAGAACATGCCAATATAGGACAAAAGCGAACAAATTGCGATTACTTGACCCATTATTTAACTAAAGgaatatacaattttaatatatacttatatttaataaataaatatgataataaattgcttaaaaaattttctatttcatcttctatacaaataaaacctaatgatacatataataataagagtatttttttaacagataaattaaataatgaatatatcaacccattaaattatttaattgatagtataaatatatttaaatatttaatacaaaaaaataattatgattttatttcttcGATTTATTTATCTTTTGCACTATgcttaatatataaattagatCATTGTATAGAATTTTCATCTcatgtattattaaaaattattaattttgaaatatttttaaataaaatattggaaaattatagaaataaatacaaaaattttATCGACCAATATAATCAAAATGAAAACgtaaataatttgaatacAGAAAAAGAACAAAAAGGATGGTTTTCCAAATTTGctggaaataaaaatacacatATTTCCTTAATGGCTACAAATAAAAACACTCAAGATATTGGAAATGTAAAGgaatatttacaaaaatgtataaaatataaaaatttattaaacttattaaaaacatttaaatcAATAATAAAATGCATAATTGGAATTtgttatatgaaaaaaaaaaatttcaatATAGCTTCTTATTGTTTTACAACATCCTTAcaattatacaatttttgtCCATCTTATTTGTTAAATTCATGgttattattaacaaattatataaataaaattgtacaaaataataattttattaatataaaagacaaatttaattttttatcaaatagCTATTCTCCACAAAATAATCCTTATAATGACTATgtagaatatttaaaaaaattaaataaaaaaaaaaaattaaaaaatggctgtctaaattttgaaaattatgTACAAtgtaaacaaataaatgaaaacaaatgtagaatattttttgataataaacaaattgattttaaaaaaggaaatgtAAATACTAAGgctaatgaaaatgatgttATTTTATCTCAAGCTTATACTATTAAtggaaatgaaaaagaagaatATGCAAATCCaatgataaaacaaaattccaaaaaagaaaagtgtgtgcaaaaaaatgttaataaatggaaagaatataaaatagcTAATACTGTAAATAGTGTAAATagtgtaaataatttaagtaGTGTAAATgtaaaagatataataaatttaacattattttattattttaattacatTAAGGTAGTAATTGTATTTTAttccaaaataaataaaaatatatggaattttgaagaaaattatgaaattaataaaaatgatatttatgaATGTAATGAAATAATAGATCAAAttgataatacaaataaagaatgtttaaaaaataaatacacacaagtatttttaaataataatatgatttcAATGTATTTAGATTTATGTGAATTTTGGCTAGCtcaaggaaataaaaaaactataattttattaaaaataataaaagaaaaaataaattttaattatgtaaataaaaaacagCTAAGTAAGTATTATTTACTTATtggtatttattttcatataataaaaaatatgaaaagagcattaaaatattatcgtaaaagttttattatttataaaaattatttaaatttatattattacactatttcgtatatatatttaaaaaaatataataaagccaaaaaatatatattatatgcttataataagtataaaaatgtatattttataaaattatatgcatatttttatatacacacagccaatatttatttaaactataatgttattattaataaacaaaatgataCAAATTTAAAAGATGGCAATCCTATCATGAAAAAAGGAGAAGGCCTATCATATCATCAGAATAAACCTATTGTAGATAattcacatatatatagcaaatttataaaaagcgatatatataatgaaaatatcaaaataacaataaaaatgttagaagatGTATTAACTAttctaaataaatataacaacttatttattaatgatataGACATAAATTTAATGAAAGCCAAAATTTATGAActattattaacaaaatataatgatgaaaatatgaaaagttattttaatttattaaaagaaattccagatattaaaaatttttttttcaaaaaaaataaaacatataaaatatcttatgaattaattaataattatatcgttgcattattttattgtggttataaagaaaaaagtTTAGAGCTAAtggaattattaaaaagggaaattttttttaaaataaaaaaattctaTACATATTATGTCTATGTTTTTTGCAAAGACGATTTGAATGTTTTCACCTCCTCAAATTTGATATCCAATAATGAAAACgcacacaaaaaaatgaccaaaatagataaatattGGAATAAAATTACAGAAAATGAAAAGGTAAAACATCATTCTGTATAtaacattaacaaaaataggaaaataaatattgagGAAGGAAATGATGATATACTTATTGAGAGTGTCactacaaaatataaaaatgataaggATAGTAATATACCAAATGAGATGGTAaaaaatttggaaaaaaaaaaaattattgaggaaaataaaataaaattgaaatatattaaagaGATGCTAAAATGTGAAAGAGTATATAAAATACGGGAAAAATTGCTAAACAATATGAAATTTATTAATGGAATCTGTCAAAATAGTACACATGTTAACAATATtagtaaaataaatgtatacgAGAAACAATCGAAGAAAGAAAGATGCcgaaatataattaattatttaaaaaagatatatatcACAATAAATTTTAACAATTCTGTTCTGTTGGAATATAATGGATATTCTTATGTATCAACAAGTATTTATAAgatatttacaaaaatatatgtaaattatGAAAGTGCTTATATTAGACttgcaaatatttatataaggaataaaaattatgcaaaagcTAAAGATGTAATAACTAAAGGgctaaaatataataataattctgtccaattaaatttattaaaagtaTATCTACATATTAAAAGAAAGCACTATGATTATAGCATATATTccttaaataaatttaaaaaaaaccaagcaaatgaaacaaatgaaacaaataaaacaaataattttaacaGAAATGAAAACGAAAACGATGATCATCTTCAAAGTGAAAATTCTTCAAcagatatattaataaatacatatttagctataattaaattttacaaaataaaggaatgtaaaaataaatcagaaaaaaattatttattaaatgaaatatataatttaataaatatattaatagaaaataataagaataatttttttatagcaAATTTAATATCTGTCTTGTTAAGtataaataacaattatGAAATAGCATGTGAATCTTTTCAATGCTTAATAGATTCATATCaaaaattatcatatttttatatttcaagtttaaaaaatttagttttacatatgtttaatcatattattagaaataataatataataaataataaattatttgtaaataagctaaatttattttttaatttaactATCAAAAATGGGGTTAgcgataaaaaaatttatttatgttattcaaattttttacatatattagaTAGATATGAAGAatctataaatttattatatgaagcTTATCAAAAATGGCCATATGATATATCCTTATTAAATACCCTTATAATATGTATCGATTCGTGtgtttcaaaatatttaagtTTAGATTAtgttgaattaaaaaatatattatttatgaaagatttaatttatttttcttttcacATAATATACACATTATTACATTTCAAGCATTTCGCAATGCACTCGACACTTGTTTTATCTG ATAACAAATTTAACTATTACAAAGAAGAGGACTACATcattgaaataaaaaagaaggatttagaaaatatagCAAGtcgaaaatatttaataatggcttataaaaaatttgaagaaaaaataaatcctTATATCGAAAGCAGCCTACCAAGTAtgttaaaacaaaaaaaaatgctacatttgagaaaaataaatatccacaaaaaaatatatgaagaaaaaaaaaggaagcAAATGAActtaattaataaaacaaaacgCCAGGAATCTCTACAAGAAGAATTGTTAAATGATGTAAATGACTTGAATTATCACCTGTCTGGTCAggtagaaaataataaagaagatGAAGATAATAAGCTAGCTAACATTGAATTTAGCAATAATGAGCCTAatgtggaaaaaaatatagtggAAAAAAGCCTAGTAGAAAAAAGCCTAGTAGAAAAAAACCTAATGGAAAATGTTCCAAatgacaaaaaatattataatgatgTTGAACCTCATAGTTCGTCGTCTTCTGACAGCTCAGATTTATTTGAGgaaacaaaaacaaaaaaaagaaaaattatcataGACAAATAA